The stretch of DNA TGATAGCGGAGAAGACCTCTTTGTAAGCCGCTTCACCAAAGAGGGTGTCATTGGGGAGCCCACTTCCATTTCGCCAGCTATTAACACACCCTACAACGAAGGCGCTGGCACTATCTCCGGCGATGGTAAAACGCTGGTGTTTGCCTCCTGCGACCGACCTAATTCGGTGGGAAACTGTGACTTGTATATTTCCCGGCGAACGGGCAACAACTGGAGCAAGCCGCAAAACCTGGGCCGAAGCGTTAACTCACCAGAGTGGGACTCGCAACCTAGTCTTTCGGCAGATGGCCGCACCCTTTACTTTACCAGTACCCGGCGCGGTGGCAAAGGGCAGGAAGATATTTACGTAACCACACTCGACGCCGACGGCAACTGGACGCCCGCCCGCAATTTAGGGGAGCCGGTAAATACTTTGGGCAAAGACATGGCACCCTTCATTCACGCTAGCGGCACTACGCTATATTACGTGACCGATGGCCTTGTGGGGATGGGTGGCTTGGATATATACCGTTGCGAGCTGCAGGCGCCCAGTAAATGGGGTATGCCCACCAACCTGGGATATCCGCTCAACACCTTTGAGAACGAAGCCTCCTTGTTTATCAGCTCGGATAACCGCCGTGGCTTCTGCTCCCGTTCGCGGGCGGCTGAGCCAGGCGTAAAGCAAGAGCGCGACCGGCCTGTAGAATTGTTTGGTTTCGAGGTGCCCGAAGTGATTAGGGCGCGCGAAACCAGCACATATACCCAGGGGCGCGTGTTTGATGCTGTTACAAAACAGCCCATTCAGGCTGATGTGCAGCTGTATGACCTCAATACTGATGAGCTGGTGCAATACGTAGGCTCCGACGCTGAAAACGGCGAATATACCGTGGTGCTAAACGAAGGCCGCCAGTACGCTATGTATGCTGCTGCCGGTAAGTACCTCATGAAGAGCCTGAGCTTCGACTACAGCGACAAGCGCACGTTTGACCCCCTAACGCTGGACATCTACCTGGAGCCCGTACGGGCTGGCCGAAGTATTGTGCTTAATAATCTGTTTTTTGATACCAACGAGTATGAGTTGAAGCCAAAGTCCCGGACTGAGCTTAGCCGCTTGGTTACTTTCATGAAACAGTACCCGGATATTCAGGTTGAGATTTCCGGGCACACAGATGATGTAGGGTCTGATGATGACAATCTCTCACTTTCTCAGAACCGGGCCAAATCGGTGTACACCTATCTGGTTGGCCAAGGAGTTAAAGCAACGCGGTTACGCTTTAAGGGCTATGGGGAAACAAAACCCCTAGTGCCCAATGACTCTGACTCCCACCGGCAGCAGAACCGCCGGATTGAGTTGAGAATCTTGTAGCCCTAAACGAACCCACAGTGCTGTTAAAAATCCATTTGCATAAGCAGATGGATTTTTTTTGTTTATAGGCATTCTTTTATGTGATCATAATAAAGGGCTGGTAATGAGATTTGTACTATAATCTTGCAAAAGTTATAGAATAGAATAGTTATAAAAATTCATTTTTTTATTAAATAGTGATTTGTATATTTGGATATCGAGGTTGCTGAAACATTAGATGTTCACCTAGTACTCAGACAGTGTTTTCAACACCTTGAATTGTACTCTGCCCTTCAATTCAACTCATTCTACATTTTCGCTACTATGAAAAAAGCCTACTTCTTCGCTTTCCTAATGGTTGGTCTGCAG from Hymenobacter taeanensis encodes:
- a CDS encoding OmpA family protein: MRRLLSAPLFVLLLAGGLSPMSAAAQAKLATTNTKARNLWEKAQSQAKDRDFDKALETLTQLNEKFPSLGEPYLMKGSLLKAMGENSLAFEAYRNGVSKIAIDASHANEFYTLGELAMTFGEYKTAADSYRKYLKSGARNLRNAPRAQRQLLNCEFAEKAMAAPTGPQPERLGQPLNNFRFQYFPALTADSRFLLFTGRPMADSGEDLFVSRFTKEGVIGEPTSISPAINTPYNEGAGTISGDGKTLVFASCDRPNSVGNCDLYISRRTGNNWSKPQNLGRSVNSPEWDSQPSLSADGRTLYFTSTRRGGKGQEDIYVTTLDADGNWTPARNLGEPVNTLGKDMAPFIHASGTTLYYVTDGLVGMGGLDIYRCELQAPSKWGMPTNLGYPLNTFENEASLFISSDNRRGFCSRSRAAEPGVKQERDRPVELFGFEVPEVIRARETSTYTQGRVFDAVTKQPIQADVQLYDLNTDELVQYVGSDAENGEYTVVLNEGRQYAMYAAAGKYLMKSLSFDYSDKRTFDPLTLDIYLEPVRAGRSIVLNNLFFDTNEYELKPKSRTELSRLVTFMKQYPDIQVEISGHTDDVGSDDDNLSLSQNRAKSVYTYLVGQGVKATRLRFKGYGETKPLVPNDSDSHRQQNRRIELRIL